Proteins encoded within one genomic window of Leptospira stimsonii:
- the scpB gene encoding SMC-Scp complex subunit ScpB, whose translation MERDRATLKGLIEALLFVSGEPLKLASVAKSAGIEKTEAREILDELVLDYSEKNGGFLLKEIGGAYQFVTNENFSEILGNIFKEKRREQLSRSSLDTLAIIAYKQPITLPEIDEIRGVSSRAMVTSLISKKLIKPIGNKEVPGRPALYGTTKEFLIHFGLNKLSDLPAPVEVKELKFENLDDLLENE comes from the coding sequence GTGGAACGGGACAGAGCAACACTCAAAGGATTGATTGAAGCATTACTTTTTGTTTCCGGTGAACCTTTAAAACTGGCGAGCGTCGCCAAGTCGGCAGGAATCGAAAAAACGGAAGCCAGAGAAATCCTAGACGAACTCGTTCTGGATTATTCCGAAAAGAACGGCGGTTTTCTTTTGAAAGAAATCGGTGGCGCTTATCAGTTCGTGACCAACGAAAACTTTTCGGAAATCTTAGGTAACATCTTCAAAGAAAAAAGAAGAGAGCAACTTTCTCGTTCCAGTTTGGATACTCTCGCCATCATCGCATACAAACAACCGATCACACTTCCTGAGATCGACGAGATCCGAGGAGTTTCTTCTCGGGCTATGGTAACCTCCCTCATTTCCAAAAAACTCATCAAACCGATCGGTAACAAAGAAGTTCCGGGAAGACCGGCGCTTTACGGAACCACGAAAGAATTCTTGATTCATTTTGGATTGAATAAACTATCGGATCTTCCGGCTCCTGTGGAAGTCAAAGAGCTGAAATTCGAAAACCTGGATGATCTACTCGAAAATGAGTGA
- a CDS encoding response regulator has product MARILVVDDAKFMRTMVKDALTQTGHEIVGEAENGNIAVEQYKSLKPDLVTMDITMREKDGIEAAQEIFKLDAKARIIMVTALGQEDLLAKAIKMGVKDFVVKPFSPERLQQAADKALNS; this is encoded by the coding sequence ATGGCCAGAATTCTCGTTGTGGATGATGCCAAATTCATGAGAACCATGGTAAAGGATGCGCTCACCCAAACAGGTCACGAGATCGTTGGGGAAGCTGAAAACGGAAATATTGCAGTCGAGCAGTATAAGTCTTTGAAACCGGATTTAGTAACGATGGACATTACCATGCGTGAAAAAGACGGAATCGAAGCCGCTCAGGAAATATTCAAGTTGGATGCGAAAGCGAGAATCATCATGGTTACCGCACTCGGACAAGAAGACCTTTTAGCCAAAGCCATTAAGATGGGAGTAAAGGACTTCGTTGTAAAACCGTTTTCACCCGAAAGACTTCAACAGGCGGCGGACAAAGCTCTCAATTCCTAA
- a CDS encoding chemotaxis protein CheW, with amino-acid sequence MAGILGEYTELFLEESEDQIEELNANLLRLEADHKNLSIINDIFRAAHSLKSSAAFVGLYNLSDLSHKMENLLQLARDGKIDVKLPLVNLLFQCFDLIKFVIRNVAEGKKIDTPFTEMIQKLDVYEKDPASFNSVSKPPASPSPVEETKQQTPVSETPAPTMAPISAPTAPVVKGNSPHTLDIQLEAEEARELEDEIRKSGKCLKISVTLGKDSPMKGLRFSLILQNLKNLGVVYKSVPDLEELEKGIDVTSIALLFLTSESIEQVRHAANVDMVEFLDVQEYVPVVQEETAVSSFKMDDDMAASESRVTLKSIKVSSDKLDQLMNNVGELIITNSGFQRIYDDLVRIFGEDQLFSDLKSRIDLINRISKELQSGIMNIRMVQISTVFRRFSRLVRDLSLETGKKVNLVLNGESTELDKKVIDALGEPLLHLLRNSVDHGIETPAERLAAGKSEIGTVELNAYQGGSNIMVEIRDDGRGLDSDKILRKAIEKGLIGATEAGNLTEQDIFQFIFQAGFSTADKITDISGRGVGMNVVNNLIQEFKGKILINSAKGQGTSFVLSFPQALAIIPSILVLMEEEVYAFPLSEVNETIKIHNDQITTLEGNEIINLRGEVLPIYRLNRIIGLQDKTDREEFPVVIVQYKGRKLGFMVDELVGKHETVIKSLEKNFKNVHGLTGASIMGDGTIIMVLDIPGIVEIASELEDSDAVVHYHLETMQRISSIHSADREEELYIQKTTNPTNVYNHKLHEITNRERLKKKKTERSRDTKRVVVEKEDVYREEKELAAALSVEMKAPIERQIPPSNNPDSPSTPTPPTITSYSSDTPSAPKKPFVSSEDEYRSHITDIALDQSASAEEQKRAKAIIDSFLTQKKERTMSVAPSKDFKGALSKEELKKLENVVNTGMMNAGMVLSQLLKKNIDLFIPEINMNDRDGLAEEIRFSEDHFYGLKIRMNGDLNGNLLMMFSRENAGNLARELLGSEPIPGEGLNDDAKSVLSEISNIVCSSVMNSISNKAKATVMPSVPEFLEGTFMQVLDVVKPERTKFLSMLTEFNHEGNDLLGVLLFLPDFDELIELLPRF; translated from the coding sequence ATGGCTGGAATTCTCGGTGAATACACGGAACTCTTCTTAGAGGAATCCGAAGATCAAATCGAAGAACTAAACGCGAATCTTCTCCGATTAGAGGCGGATCACAAGAATCTTTCAATCATCAACGATATTTTCCGCGCGGCCCATTCCTTAAAAAGTTCCGCCGCCTTCGTCGGTCTGTATAATCTTTCCGATCTTTCTCATAAAATGGAGAATCTTCTTCAACTTGCGAGAGACGGCAAAATAGACGTTAAACTCCCTCTGGTAAATCTTCTCTTTCAGTGTTTTGATTTGATCAAGTTCGTGATTCGTAACGTCGCGGAAGGAAAAAAAATCGATACTCCGTTTACGGAGATGATTCAAAAATTGGACGTCTACGAAAAAGATCCCGCGTCTTTCAATAGCGTTTCCAAACCACCGGCGTCTCCTTCTCCGGTTGAAGAAACGAAACAACAGACTCCGGTTTCGGAAACTCCCGCTCCCACGATGGCACCGATTTCGGCTCCTACGGCGCCCGTTGTGAAAGGAAATTCTCCCCATACTCTCGACATTCAGCTGGAGGCGGAGGAAGCCAGAGAACTCGAAGACGAGATTCGCAAATCGGGAAAATGTCTGAAGATTTCGGTAACCTTGGGGAAGGATTCCCCGATGAAAGGGCTTCGTTTTTCTTTGATTCTTCAGAACTTAAAAAATTTAGGAGTCGTCTACAAATCCGTTCCCGATTTAGAAGAATTGGAGAAAGGAATCGACGTTACTTCGATCGCACTTTTATTCCTGACCTCCGAATCGATCGAACAGGTCCGTCATGCGGCTAACGTCGATATGGTGGAATTCCTCGACGTTCAGGAATACGTTCCGGTCGTTCAGGAAGAAACCGCGGTTTCTAGTTTCAAGATGGACGACGACATGGCGGCGTCCGAATCCAGAGTCACATTAAAAAGTATTAAGGTCTCTTCCGATAAACTGGATCAACTCATGAACAACGTAGGGGAGTTGATCATCACAAACTCTGGTTTTCAAAGAATCTACGACGACCTGGTTCGAATCTTCGGTGAAGATCAGTTGTTCAGCGATCTCAAATCCAGAATCGATCTGATCAATCGTATTTCCAAAGAACTTCAATCGGGAATCATGAATATTCGTATGGTTCAGATTTCGACCGTATTCCGAAGATTCTCCAGACTCGTCCGGGATCTTTCTCTGGAGACCGGTAAAAAAGTGAACCTCGTTCTAAACGGAGAATCGACCGAACTCGATAAAAAAGTCATAGACGCGTTAGGCGAACCATTGCTCCACCTTCTTCGTAATTCAGTGGATCATGGGATCGAAACTCCTGCGGAACGATTGGCCGCCGGTAAGTCCGAGATTGGTACGGTGGAACTCAATGCCTACCAAGGTGGTAGCAATATTATGGTCGAGATCCGAGACGACGGGCGCGGTCTGGACTCCGACAAAATTCTTCGCAAAGCGATCGAAAAAGGTCTGATCGGCGCCACCGAAGCCGGCAATCTTACGGAACAGGATATCTTTCAGTTCATCTTTCAAGCCGGATTCTCCACCGCCGATAAGATCACGGACATCTCCGGTCGCGGCGTCGGTATGAACGTCGTCAACAATCTCATTCAGGAATTCAAAGGTAAGATTCTTATCAACAGCGCGAAAGGACAGGGGACTTCCTTTGTTCTTTCTTTCCCGCAAGCGCTCGCGATCATCCCTTCCATCCTCGTTCTTATGGAAGAAGAAGTTTATGCGTTTCCTCTTTCGGAAGTCAACGAGACGATCAAGATTCACAACGATCAGATCACGACTCTCGAAGGAAACGAGATCATCAACCTTCGCGGTGAAGTCCTTCCGATTTACAGACTCAATCGAATCATCGGACTTCAGGATAAAACCGATCGTGAAGAATTTCCTGTGGTCATCGTTCAATACAAGGGAAGAAAGCTGGGCTTTATGGTCGACGAACTCGTCGGCAAACACGAGACCGTCATCAAATCCCTCGAGAAGAATTTTAAAAACGTCCACGGTCTTACGGGAGCTTCCATCATGGGTGACGGAACGATCATCATGGTCCTGGACATTCCTGGGATCGTTGAAATCGCTTCCGAACTCGAAGATTCGGACGCGGTCGTTCACTATCATCTCGAGACGATGCAAAGAATCAGTTCGATTCATTCCGCGGATCGGGAAGAAGAACTTTATATTCAAAAAACGACGAATCCTACGAACGTCTACAATCACAAACTTCACGAGATTACCAATCGGGAACGTCTGAAAAAGAAAAAGACCGAAAGGTCGCGCGATACCAAACGTGTCGTCGTGGAAAAAGAAGATGTCTATCGCGAAGAGAAAGAATTGGCCGCGGCTCTCAGCGTTGAAATGAAAGCTCCGATCGAAAGACAGATTCCCCCTTCGAACAATCCGGATTCTCCTTCGACTCCGACGCCTCCTACGATCACTTCGTATTCTTCCGATACGCCTTCCGCTCCGAAAAAACCGTTCGTTTCTTCGGAAGACGAATACCGTTCTCATATCACGGACATCGCCCTCGATCAGTCTGCGAGTGCGGAAGAACAAAAACGCGCGAAAGCGATCATCGATAGTTTTTTAACGCAGAAAAAGGAAAGAACGATGTCGGTCGCTCCTTCCAAAGATTTCAAGGGCGCACTTTCCAAAGAAGAACTCAAAAAATTGGAGAATGTGGTCAACACGGGAATGATGAACGCCGGTATGGTTCTTTCCCAACTTTTGAAAAAGAACATCGATCTTTTTATTCCGGAAATCAACATGAACGATCGAGACGGTCTCGCGGAAGAGATTCGTTTTTCAGAAGATCATTTCTACGGGTTAAAAATCCGTATGAACGGTGATCTCAACGGAAACCTTCTCATGATGTTCTCTCGCGAAAACGCGGGCAATCTCGCGCGGGAACTTCTCGGCTCGGAACCGATTCCCGGCGAAGGTCTGAACGACGACGCAAAGTCGGTCTTGAGCGAAATCTCAAACATCGTCTGTTCTTCCGTCATGAACTCCATCTCGAACAAAGCGAAAGCCACGGTGATGCCCTCTGTTCCTGAATTCTTAGAAGGAACCTTTATGCAGGTTCTGGACGTCGTAAAACCGGAAAGAACAAAATTTTTAAGTATGCTTACCGAGTTCAATCACGAGGGGAATGATCTTTTGGGAGTTCTCCTCTTTCTTCCTGATTTCGACGAACTGATCGAGTTGCTTCCGAGGTTCTGA
- the infC gene encoding translation initiation factor IF-3: MQRKPSQKSATDKLFNHRINEKITGVSRVRLVSDDGVEIVTFDEALRKAREENLDLVEVSGDQEVHVCKIIDYGKYKFELLKKSKEAKKKQHVINVKEIKIRPRIESHDYDIKKKHAQEFLSKGDKVKVSLRFRGREMMHSDLGMKVVYRMVEDLKEFGSAERDPIQDGKQIVVIINPK; encoded by the coding sequence ATGCAGAGGAAACCGAGTCAAAAGTCAGCAACTGATAAGCTTTTCAACCACAGGATCAATGAGAAGATCACTGGTGTATCCAGGGTCCGTTTGGTTTCGGATGACGGAGTCGAAATCGTCACTTTCGATGAGGCGCTTCGAAAAGCACGGGAAGAAAATTTAGATCTCGTGGAAGTTTCCGGAGATCAAGAAGTTCATGTTTGCAAGATCATCGACTACGGTAAGTATAAATTCGAGTTACTCAAAAAGAGTAAAGAAGCTAAGAAAAAACAACACGTAATCAACGTAAAAGAAATTAAGATTCGTCCTCGGATCGAAAGTCATGATTACGATATCAAAAAGAAACACGCACAAGAGTTTCTTAGCAAGGGAGACAAAGTAAAAGTAAGTCTCCGGTTTCGTGGAAGGGAGATGATGCACTCCGACCTCGGGATGAAAGTTGTTTATAGAATGGTAGAAGATCTGAAAGAATTCGGTTCCGCGGAAAGAGATCCGATTCAAGACGGTAAGCAGATCGTTGTAATTATTAATCCGAAATAA
- a CDS encoding 5-formyltetrahydrofolate cyclo-ligase, which translates to MKLQSRNALRTLLTLMEEREQKDREILHLLKEITADAKKIIAYSPDKWEVKVDPNELGWNSPDKEIYFPKMTDQKLEFLLPETWESGPFGISEPKGTKTLDFHEADLIVVPALGYDDLGYRLGRGAGFYDRTLYEVDPKKLIGLTYEELFPAHFEKEEHDIRVGRVITEKKIYQIV; encoded by the coding sequence TTGAAACTACAATCCCGAAACGCACTTCGAACCCTTCTTACCCTCATGGAAGAAAGGGAACAGAAAGATCGAGAAATCCTTCACCTCTTGAAGGAAATCACCGCCGACGCAAAAAAGATCATCGCGTATTCTCCCGATAAGTGGGAGGTCAAAGTGGATCCGAACGAACTCGGATGGAATTCTCCGGATAAGGAAATTTATTTCCCGAAGATGACGGATCAAAAATTAGAGTTTCTTCTCCCGGAAACTTGGGAATCCGGTCCTTTCGGAATTTCCGAACCGAAGGGAACGAAAACATTGGATTTCCACGAAGCCGACTTAATTGTCGTACCGGCATTAGGTTATGATGATCTCGGCTATCGTCTTGGACGTGGGGCAGGGTTTTATGACAGAACTCTTTACGAAGTGGATCCGAAAAAATTGATCGGACTTACCTACGAGGAACTCTTTCCGGCGCACTTTGAAAAGGAAGAGCACGACATAAGAGTGGGTCGCGTCATAACGGAGAAAAAAATCTATCAAATCGTCTGA
- the thrS gene encoding threonine--tRNA ligase, which yields MYRLTLPDQSVKEIAEGSTFRDFIEKELPFLKNKALAVRLGGTDIQDLSRTVTTDATIEVLTYSEKEGWETFQHSAAHLLGMAVQTLYKNAKLTVGPVIESGPGFFYYDIDFGGTIITPEDLPKIEAEMEKIVKADHTVWRKVVTKKEAVETFEKLGENYKIELVGQIPGENVSIYGMGEWFDLCLGPHVPNSGVLKSFKLTAISGAYWKANKNNAMLTRIYGVAFPSKKELDQYLFQIEEAKKRDHRKIGKEMDLFSFQKEGPGFPFWHPKGTILWNSLAEYLRGECNKRGYQEIKTPAVLSSELWKKSGHWDNFHENMYFTDIDEEDYALKPMNCPGCSLIYKHHLHSYRELPLRFAEFGSVHRHELHGVLHGLFRVRAFTQDDSHIYAPLEFLESEVMDIIDFTFTVYKKFGFSEFKTFIATRPEKSQGRDEDWEYATNSLKASLEKKGIPYAIKEGEGAFYGPKIEFNIKDSIGRLWQCGTIQVDFSMPERFDLDYTDSDGQKKRPVMIHRAIYGSLERFIGILIEHYEGKFPLWISPNQVRILTVTEKVTDYAKEVYRELVDAGIRVELDTRNEKIGAKIRDSILKKANYLLVLGEKELESGTIAVRKLGQEETKTLTRSGFISNLLEEIKAS from the coding sequence ATGTATAGGCTTACACTGCCCGATCAATCCGTTAAGGAAATCGCCGAGGGTTCTACCTTCCGCGACTTCATCGAAAAAGAATTACCGTTCTTAAAAAACAAAGCGCTCGCTGTACGTCTGGGCGGCACGGATATCCAGGACTTATCCCGAACGGTGACAACGGACGCAACGATCGAAGTATTGACTTATTCGGAAAAAGAAGGATGGGAAACCTTTCAACATTCCGCCGCGCACTTATTGGGAATGGCGGTTCAGACATTATATAAGAATGCGAAACTCACGGTCGGCCCCGTCATTGAGAGTGGTCCCGGATTTTTTTATTACGACATCGACTTCGGCGGAACCATCATCACTCCAGAAGATCTTCCTAAGATCGAAGCCGAGATGGAGAAGATCGTAAAGGCAGATCACACGGTTTGGAGAAAGGTCGTCACAAAAAAAGAAGCCGTCGAAACGTTTGAAAAGCTCGGAGAAAACTATAAGATCGAACTCGTGGGACAAATTCCAGGAGAGAACGTTTCCATCTACGGAATGGGGGAATGGTTCGATCTTTGCCTCGGACCGCACGTTCCGAATTCGGGAGTATTGAAGTCCTTTAAACTTACCGCAATTTCGGGAGCGTATTGGAAGGCGAACAAAAACAATGCAATGCTCACGCGGATCTACGGAGTCGCATTTCCTTCCAAAAAAGAATTGGATCAGTATCTATTTCAGATCGAAGAAGCGAAGAAGAGAGATCACAGAAAGATCGGAAAAGAGATGGATCTTTTTTCTTTTCAGAAAGAAGGCCCCGGATTTCCTTTCTGGCATCCGAAAGGAACGATTCTTTGGAATTCTCTAGCGGAATATCTCAGAGGAGAATGTAATAAAAGGGGTTATCAGGAAATCAAAACTCCCGCGGTTCTCTCCTCCGAGCTCTGGAAAAAATCGGGTCACTGGGATAACTTTCACGAGAACATGTATTTCACGGATATCGACGAGGAAGACTACGCTCTCAAACCGATGAACTGTCCGGGATGTTCTCTCATCTACAAACACCATCTCCATTCTTATCGCGAACTTCCTCTTCGTTTTGCGGAATTCGGAAGTGTACATCGTCACGAGTTACACGGAGTTCTCCACGGACTTTTTAGAGTGAGGGCTTTCACACAAGACGATTCTCATATCTATGCGCCTCTCGAATTCTTGGAATCCGAAGTGATGGATATCATCGACTTTACGTTTACCGTATATAAGAAATTTGGATTTTCCGAATTTAAGACCTTCATCGCGACAAGACCCGAGAAGTCGCAAGGCAGAGACGAGGACTGGGAATATGCAACGAACAGCCTCAAAGCATCTTTAGAGAAAAAAGGAATTCCTTACGCGATCAAAGAAGGCGAGGGCGCTTTTTACGGACCAAAAATCGAATTCAACATCAAGGATTCGATCGGAAGGCTCTGGCAGTGCGGAACGATCCAAGTCGATTTCTCCATGCCGGAACGATTCGATCTGGATTATACGGATAGCGACGGTCAGAAAAAAAGACCGGTTATGATTCACAGAGCGATCTACGGTTCTTTGGAAAGATTCATCGGGATTTTGATCGAACACTACGAAGGAAAATTTCCTCTCTGGATTTCTCCAAACCAGGTAAGAATTTTGACGGTCACCGAAAAGGTAACCGACTACGCGAAAGAAGTCTATCGCGAGTTAGTCGATGCGGGTATCCGAGTGGAATTGGATACGAGAAACGAAAAGATCGGCGCCAAGATCCGGGATTCCATTTTGAAAAAAGCGAACTATCTCCTTGTATTGGGGGAAAAGGAATTGGAATCCGGAACGATCGCGGTTCGGAAACTTGGTCAGGAAGAAACGAAAACTCTCACTCGTTCCGGTTTTATTTCCAATCTCCTAGAGGAAATCAAGGCAAGCTGA
- a CDS encoding chemotaxis protein CheW translates to MASFDNRQYLESLEADKTTETQKEYLTFNVEQEIFGIDILKIHEILKPVPITRIPNGEDYILGVINLRGEIIPILDLKQVFGIGYSEIIPSTRIIVVVHEEKRAGILVDTVKQVVKIQQEKISQATDDLTLNYSSLIESVSQADNTLILNLNLSVLIHFEQEAN, encoded by the coding sequence ATGGCCTCATTTGATAACCGACAATACCTAGAATCCTTGGAAGCGGATAAAACCACGGAGACCCAAAAAGAATATTTAACGTTCAACGTGGAACAGGAGATTTTCGGAATCGATATTTTAAAGATTCACGAGATCTTAAAACCGGTTCCGATCACAAGAATTCCGAACGGGGAAGATTATATTTTGGGAGTGATTAATCTTAGGGGAGAGATTATTCCGATATTAGATCTGAAACAAGTTTTCGGAATCGGTTACAGTGAAATCATTCCTTCTACTCGGATCATCGTCGTCGTGCACGAAGAAAAACGCGCGGGAATTCTCGTAGATACTGTGAAACAAGTAGTGAAAATTCAACAGGAAAAAATCAGTCAAGCGACCGACGACTTGACTCTCAATTATAGTTCCTTGATCGAATCTGTCAGCCAGGCGGACAACACTCTGATCCTCAATTTGAACCTTTCCGTCCTGATCCACTTTGAACAGGAGGCAAACTAA
- a CDS encoding segregation and condensation protein A: MENEESGKSFVVQWNNSEGGLSEGPLSVLWNLIESYKVDIFDVSLSRITRDFLSFLRISETLSLELSAEYALMAANLIYLKSKALLPDPGFEEEDYEPPLPPELVEKLLEHKKFQLTAKRLSDIDLTQAGVFRRESNVTLDDDENWLDVSLLELISAFNEILESKTDEAEIPALLTKPHRFTVEEKMEKILASLHEKKEVSFLELFEKEQPEKAEIVATFLALLELSKQRILRAKQHKLFGEIRLFLIEGQWNGTEQHSKD; this comes from the coding sequence ATGGAGAATGAAGAATCCGGTAAGTCCTTTGTAGTTCAATGGAACAATTCCGAGGGAGGCTTGTCAGAAGGTCCTCTGTCAGTCCTTTGGAATTTGATTGAAAGTTACAAAGTGGACATCTTTGATGTTTCTCTCTCTCGCATCACCCGGGATTTTTTAAGTTTCCTGCGAATTTCAGAGACTCTTTCCTTGGAACTAAGCGCGGAATACGCGCTGATGGCGGCCAATCTGATCTATCTTAAATCCAAGGCGCTTTTGCCGGATCCCGGATTTGAAGAAGAAGACTACGAACCTCCGCTTCCTCCCGAACTTGTAGAAAAACTTTTAGAACATAAAAAATTCCAGCTTACCGCCAAAAGACTTTCGGACATCGATCTGACTCAGGCGGGAGTTTTTAGAAGAGAATCGAACGTTACACTGGATGACGACGAGAACTGGCTCGACGTTTCTCTTTTGGAATTGATTTCCGCATTCAACGAAATCTTAGAATCCAAGACGGACGAAGCGGAAATTCCCGCGCTCCTAACGAAGCCTCATCGATTTACCGTTGAAGAAAAAATGGAAAAAATTCTCGCTTCCCTCCACGAAAAAAAGGAAGTCTCTTTCTTGGAATTATTCGAGAAGGAACAACCGGAAAAAGCAGAAATCGTTGCCACTTTTCTGGCATTGCTGGAACTAAGTAAGCAGAGGATTCTCCGGGCAAAGCAACATAAGCTTTTCGGTGAAATCCGTTTATTTCTGATAGAGGGACAGTGGAACGGGACAGAGCAACACTCAAAGGATTGA
- the rpmI gene encoding 50S ribosomal protein L35 — MPKLKTNRAAAKRFKFTKNNKIKRKSMNTRHILTKKGPKRRRRLRGLTLVNNSDWKSIVRLMPYGVR, encoded by the coding sequence ATGCCCAAGTTGAAGACGAACAGAGCCGCCGCAAAGCGTTTCAAGTTCACAAAGAACAACAAAATCAAACGCAAGAGTATGAATACCCGTCACATCTTGACCAAAAAAGGACCGAAGAGAAGAAGACGTCTTCGCGGTTTGACCCTGGTCAACAATTCTGACTGGAAATCCATCGTCAGATTAATGCCTTACGGAGTAAGATAA
- a CDS encoding protein-glutamate methylesterase/protein-glutamine glutaminase, which yields MIPSPVRAVIVDDSLLVRNIISDQIQKDSKIAVVATGKTGVDCIELAQKLNPDIIILDVEMPVMDGLTALSELQKKKIGIPVIMLSVLTQNGAEATFKALEYGAIDFVPKPSSAFQFDPEEIGNILKAKILAYFESKVQIPTHAGIKKVPISTIPSGTTSAKKSPVHAICIGTSTGGPRALQEVFSRIPEDISLPILVVQHMPAGFTKAFAMRLNDHAKIKVKEAEDGEPIEAGTGYVAPGDSHLSIQSRAGRKWIALNREAPVNGHRPSIEVLLNSAVEEYKSGLIGVIMTGMGKDGSAAMVKVREAGGSTIAQDEQTSVIYGMNRQAVEMGGVEYIEPVTEIINRIQIILKERGI from the coding sequence ATGATACCCAGCCCGGTTCGCGCGGTCATTGTGGATGATTCTCTCTTAGTGAGAAATATCATCTCCGATCAGATCCAAAAAGATTCTAAGATCGCGGTAGTAGCCACGGGTAAAACCGGCGTGGATTGTATCGAACTCGCTCAAAAATTGAATCCGGATATTATCATCCTCGACGTGGAAATGCCAGTCATGGACGGACTCACTGCTCTCAGCGAACTTCAAAAAAAGAAGATCGGAATTCCGGTGATCATGCTTTCGGTTTTAACCCAAAACGGCGCCGAGGCTACGTTCAAAGCATTGGAATACGGTGCGATCGACTTTGTTCCGAAACCTTCGAGTGCGTTTCAATTCGATCCCGAAGAAATCGGAAACATTCTCAAGGCGAAGATTCTCGCGTATTTCGAAAGTAAGGTTCAAATTCCTACGCACGCCGGGATCAAAAAAGTTCCGATTTCAACGATTCCTTCCGGTACTACCTCCGCAAAAAAATCTCCCGTCCACGCGATCTGCATCGGAACATCCACAGGTGGTCCTCGCGCTCTTCAGGAAGTTTTTTCGAGAATTCCGGAGGACATTTCTCTTCCCATTCTTGTCGTTCAACATATGCCCGCGGGTTTTACAAAAGCCTTTGCGATGAGACTCAACGATCACGCCAAGATCAAAGTGAAAGAAGCGGAAGATGGAGAACCGATCGAAGCGGGAACCGGTTACGTCGCGCCGGGAGACTCGCATCTTTCGATTCAATCGCGCGCTGGGAGGAAATGGATTGCCCTGAACAGGGAAGCTCCTGTAAATGGACACAGACCTTCCATTGAAGTTCTCCTAAACAGCGCGGTTGAAGAATACAAGAGCGGCCTCATCGGTGTGATCATGACCGGAATGGGCAAGGATGGATCTGCGGCTATGGTAAAAGTCCGAGAAGCCGGAGGATCTACGATCGCGCAGGACGAACAAACTTCCGTAATTTATGGAATGAACCGTCAGGCTGTTGAAATGGGAGGCGTCGAATATATCGAGCCTGTTACTGAAATCATCAATAGGATCCAAATCATTTTGAAAGAGAGAGGAATTTAA
- a CDS encoding cell division protein ZapA — translation MEPRRVKVRILGEEYTILGETGEDYIQNLADQVDRKLRELGAGMPGASRQKLAILAALNFADELQQVKETKNDSSSPLPTGTGEIEEKTRKLITMLEEGIIGDL, via the coding sequence ATGGAGCCCCGTAGGGTAAAAGTAAGAATCCTCGGTGAGGAATATACGATCCTCGGCGAAACGGGTGAAGACTATATCCAAAATCTTGCCGATCAGGTCGATCGCAAACTGAGAGAATTGGGAGCAGGGATGCCCGGTGCATCTCGGCAGAAATTAGCAATCTTAGCCGCACTCAATTTTGCGGATGAGCTCCAACAAGTGAAAGAAACCAAAAACGATTCCTCTTCTCCGCTTCCTACGGGGACGGGCGAAATCGAAGAGAAAACTCGCAAGCTGATTACGATGTTGGAAGAAGGAATCATCGGCGATCTTTGA
- the rplT gene encoding 50S ribosomal protein L20 — protein MPRAVNGTIHKNRRRRVLKDAKGFRGARSKLYRTAKSAVMKAGQWAYRDRKAKKRDFRKLWIIRINAAARENGLSYSVFMNSLKKLGIDMNRKSLAELAFSDREVFNALVEKIKVAG, from the coding sequence ATGCCTAGAGCAGTCAACGGAACAATCCACAAAAATAGAAGAAGAAGAGTCCTCAAGGACGCCAAAGGATTCCGCGGAGCTCGTTCTAAACTTTACAGAACGGCAAAAAGTGCGGTGATGAAAGCGGGCCAATGGGCTTATCGCGACCGTAAGGCGAAGAAAAGAGATTTTCGTAAACTCTGGATTATCAGAATTAACGCGGCCGCAAGAGAAAATGGTTTGTCTTATTCCGTATTCATGAATTCCCTTAAGAAACTGGGAATTGACATGAATCGCAAATCCCTTGCAGAGCTGGCTTTTAGCGACCGGGAAGTTTTTAACGCCCTGGTTGAGAAAATCAAAGTAGCCGGATAA